Proteins encoded together in one Triticum dicoccoides isolate Atlit2015 ecotype Zavitan chromosome 7B, WEW_v2.0, whole genome shotgun sequence window:
- the LOC119337041 gene encoding probable protein phosphatase 2C 58 codes for MGVYLSTPKTEKLSEDGENDQLKFGLSSMQGWRASMEDAHSALLDIDEDTSFFGVFDGHGGKVVAKFCAKYLHREVLKSEVYLVGDLGAAVHGAFFRMDEMMRGQRGWRELQALGDKINQFTGMIEGLIWSPRGSDSNDRHDDWAFEEGPHSDFSGPTCGSTACVAMIRNSQLVVANAGDSRCVISRNGQAYNLSRDHKPELEAERERILKAGGYIQMGRVNGTINLSRAIGDMEFKQNKFLSPDKQMLTANPDVNTVELCDDDDFLVLACDGIWDCMSSQQLVDFIHEHLNTESSLSAVCEKVLDRCLAPSTLGGEGCDNMTMILVQFKKPIDHGKNAGGGEQSAVGDKNVSAGEQSAVEDKNASASDQSAVEDKNASAGGQSAVGDKNASAGGQSPGDIEQSANEEKNS; via the exons ATGGGAGTTTACCTTAGTACCCCCAAAACTGAGAAGCTATCTGAAGATGGGGAAAATGATCAACTTAAATTTGGACTTTCATCTATGCAAGGGTGGCGTGCGAGTATGGAAGATGCT CATTCAGCCTTGCTAGATATCGATGAGGACACATCATTCTTCGGTGTTTTTGATGGACATGGAG GAAAAGTGGTTGCCAAATTCTGTGCAAAATATCTACACAGGGAAGTTCTCAAAAGTGAAGTTTATTTAGTTGGTGACCTGGGAGCTGCTGTCCATGGAGCTTTCTTCAG AATGGATGAGATGATGCGGGGTCAAAGAGGCTGGCGAGAACTACAGGCACTTGGAGATAAAATAAACCAGTTTACTGGCATGATAGAAGGGCTGATCTGGTCTCCGAGAGGCAGTGATTCAAATGATCGACATGATGATTGGGCTTTTGAGGAG GGACCTCACTCTGATTTTAGCGGGCCAACCTGCGGGAGTACAGCCTGTGTTGCAATGATAAGGAATAGTCAACTTGTTGTGGCAAACGCCGGAGATTCTCGCTGTGTTATCTCAAGGAATGGCCAG gcatataatttATCAAGAGATCACAAACCAGAGCTTGAAGCGGAGAGAGAACGGATATTGAAAGCAGGGGGTTACATCCAAATGGGACGAGTAAATGGAACCATAAACTTGTCAAGAGCAATTG GAGATATGGAATTTAAACAGAATAAATTCTTGTCTCCTGATAAGCAAATGTTGACAGCAAACCCTGACGTAAACACT GTGGAGCTTTGTGATGATGATGACTTTCTTGTTTTAGCATGTGACGGCATTTG GGACTGCATGTCGAGCCAACAGCTGGTCGATTTCATCCATGAGCACCTAAATACC GAGAGCAGCCTTTCTGCAGTGTGTGAAAAGGTGCTCGATAGATGCCTGGCTCCATCAACATTAGGTGGAGAAGGATGCGACAACATGACGATGATCCTAGTGCAGTTCAAGAAGCCAATTGACCATGGCAAGAATGCCGGTGGTGGTGAACAATCAGCTGTTGGGGATAAGAATGTAAGTGCTGGTGAACAATCAGCGGTCGAGGATAAGAATGCTAGTGCTAGCGATCAATCAGCTGTTGAGGACAAGAATGCTAGTGCTGGTGGACAATCAGCTGTCGGGGACAAGAATGCTAGTGCTGGAGGACAATCGCCTGGTGACATAGAACAGTC CGCGAACGAGGAGAAGAACTCGTGA